From a region of the Methanoculleus receptaculi genome:
- a CDS encoding decaprenyl-phosphate phosphoribosyltransferase gives MRPHQWYKNLILFIGIIFSDNLLNLGLWVPLLLAFLVFCILSGSLYIINDVKDIDLDKLHPKKRYRPIAAGDLSPAIAVPTATILIIGAIVLGFVINTAFGLLCLAYLLTNSTYTAYLKNYAIIDAIIIGVGFIIRAAAGCVVIGVRISPWLILCVFLFALVLTFGKRRQELIIADNSRACLTDYSVPMTENFLNLSVSLLLMSYSLYSVSVNESLLFTLPFAIFGVFRYVQLVHLDNFGGSCEKLLLDRPSVINLILWAGLLIFILYGGFL, from the coding sequence ATGCGCCCGCACCAGTGGTACAAAAACCTCATCCTGTTCATCGGGATAATCTTCTCAGACAACCTCCTCAACCTGGGGCTATGGGTTCCACTCCTGCTTGCATTTCTGGTTTTCTGTATTCTCTCCGGCTCCCTTTACATCATAAACGACGTAAAAGATATCGACCTCGATAAACTTCACCCAAAGAAGCGATATCGCCCCATTGCCGCAGGTGACCTCTCCCCCGCAATTGCAGTACCCACCGCCACGATCCTCATCATTGGGGCAATTGTGCTGGGTTTTGTTATTAACACGGCGTTTGGATTGCTCTGTTTGGCCTATCTCCTCACAAATTCTACCTACACCGCCTATCTCAAGAACTATGCCATCATCGATGCTATCATTATCGGTGTCGGATTTATCATCCGTGCCGCGGCAGGTTGTGTGGTAATCGGTGTGAGGATTTCACCATGGCTGATCCTCTGTGTCTTCCTGTTTGCTCTCGTTCTCACATTCGGAAAGAGAAGACAGGAACTGATCATTGCCGATAACTCCCGGGCGTGTCTCACCGACTACTCGGTGCCAATGACCGAGAACTTCCTGAACCTCTCTGTATCGCTGCTGCTGATGTCCTATTCTTTGTACAGCGTCTCCGTAAACGAGTCGCTGCTGTTTACGTTGCCGTTTGCGATCTTCGGAGTGTTCCGTTACGTGCAGCTGGTGCACCTCGACAACTTTGGCGGGAGTTGCGAAAAACTCCTGTTGGACAGACCCTCGGTAATCAACCTCATCCTCTGGGCCGGTCTGCTTATCTTCATCCTTTACGGAGGGTTCCTGTGA
- a CDS encoding lysylphosphatidylglycerol synthase transmembrane domain-containing protein — translation MSNKKLALIIALAIGVYILMGIYADFNQLVQVVRGFEWRCLVVLLALTTTGYLLRYLKWDIFLKKAGVSLPAKQNIFVFFSGLSMTVTPGKIGEIWKGWLIRDISGDSLNTTVPVVILDRITDILSLILLSAVGILSYREGVPLLILLLMLIVGFYVAIQSSSISERLLGVLERHAGKYATDARAMHTTFEQIMKPGLLLGLSALNALAWFCECLGLYVVTIGFHEYLSITFSTFIFSFALLAGGVSMIPGGIGLAEATITGFLQVYGLDAASAIGIALVVRFGTLWYGVILGSAVYLAFRRRMIPSHNLKKESPGITNGGI, via the coding sequence ATGTCGAATAAGAAACTCGCTCTGATCATCGCTCTCGCAATCGGCGTCTACATCCTCATGGGTATCTACGCTGACTTTAATCAGCTTGTTCAGGTGGTCAGGGGGTTTGAGTGGAGATGCCTTGTCGTTCTGCTCGCCCTAACAACAACAGGCTATCTCCTGCGTTACCTGAAATGGGACATCTTCTTGAAGAAAGCAGGGGTCTCGCTCCCGGCAAAACAGAATATCTTTGTCTTCTTCAGCGGACTCTCGATGACCGTGACTCCAGGTAAGATCGGAGAGATCTGGAAGGGGTGGTTGATCCGGGATATCTCAGGGGATAGCCTGAACACGACCGTTCCGGTGGTGATCCTTGACCGCATCACTGATATCCTGAGCCTGATACTGCTCTCGGCCGTAGGCATTCTCTCATACAGGGAAGGTGTGCCGCTGTTGATACTGCTCCTGATGCTTATCGTGGGGTTCTATGTGGCGATTCAGTCCAGTTCTATCTCAGAGAGATTGCTTGGTGTGCTTGAGCGCCATGCGGGGAAGTATGCAACTGATGCCAGGGCAATGCACACGACGTTTGAGCAGATAATGAAGCCAGGTCTCCTTCTTGGTCTTTCAGCCCTGAACGCACTTGCGTGGTTCTGTGAGTGCCTCGGCCTCTATGTCGTTACCATTGGTTTCCACGAGTACCTCAGCATCACCTTTTCAACCTTCATCTTCAGTTTCGCATTGCTTGCCGGTGGTGTGAGCATGATCCCCGGTGGCATCGGTCTTGCGGAGGCCACCATCACAGGGTTTCTACAGGTATACGGGCTTGATGCGGCATCCGCCATCGGAATTGCCCTTGTTGTCCGGTTTGGGACGCTATGGTACGGTGTCATCCTGGGCTCGGCCGTTTACCTGGCGTTCCGACGGCGGATGATTCCTTCCCATAACCTGAAGAAGGAATCGCCTGGAATCACAAACGGAGGAATCTAG
- the ruvB gene encoding Holliday junction branch migration DNA helicase RuvB: MRERLTSSDLLHNEEDDPKIRPRTFDEFIGQPRARETLAIAIAAAKKRGDALDHILFSGPPGLGKTTLAHIVAREMGVSIRSTSGPVLERPGDLAAQLTALNRGDILFIDEIHRLNPVVEEILYPAMEDCSIDVMIGEGPGARAVQLPLEEFTLIGATTKVGLLGSPLRDRFGFVFRLNLYDTDDLLRIVQRSARVMKTPITDDGAAEIARRSRGTPRIANRLLRRVRDYALVRADGRIDGSIADAALTMLGVDRLGLDELDRRILRVIGEDFGGGPVGVRTIAISVGEEVRTVEEVYEPYLIQIGFIKRTPQGREITEAARRHIEGG; the protein is encoded by the coding sequence ATGAGAGAGAGACTCACATCATCAGACCTCCTCCATAACGAGGAGGACGACCCCAAGATCCGGCCAAGAACGTTCGACGAGTTCATAGGCCAGCCGCGGGCAAGGGAGACGCTTGCCATAGCCATAGCCGCCGCAAAGAAGCGCGGCGACGCCCTCGACCACATCCTCTTCTCAGGGCCGCCGGGGCTTGGCAAGACAACGCTTGCCCATATCGTCGCAAGGGAGATGGGCGTCTCCATCCGGAGCACAAGCGGCCCCGTGCTCGAGAGGCCCGGCGACCTTGCCGCCCAGCTGACCGCCCTCAACCGCGGCGACATCCTCTTCATAGACGAGATCCACCGGCTGAACCCCGTGGTCGAGGAGATCCTCTACCCCGCGATGGAGGACTGCTCCATAGACGTCATGATCGGCGAGGGCCCCGGCGCCCGCGCCGTCCAGCTGCCGCTCGAGGAGTTCACCCTCATAGGCGCAACCACAAAGGTCGGGCTGCTCGGATCCCCCCTCCGCGACCGGTTCGGGTTCGTCTTCCGGCTGAACCTCTACGATACAGACGACCTTCTCCGGATCGTCCAGCGGAGCGCGCGCGTTATGAAGACGCCCATAACCGACGACGGCGCGGCCGAGATAGCGAGACGGAGCCGCGGAACGCCGAGGATTGCAAACCGGCTCCTCCGGCGTGTGAGGGACTACGCCCTCGTCCGGGCGGACGGCAGGATAGATGGCTCAATCGCGGATGCAGCGCTCACGATGCTCGGTGTGGACCGCCTCGGGCTCGACGAACTCGACCGCCGGATCCTCCGCGTCATAGGCGAGGACTTCGGCGGCGGCCCCGTGGGCGTCCGGACGATAGCGATCTCCGTCGGCGAGGAGGTAAGAACGGTCGAGGAGGTCTACGAGCCCTACCTTATACAGATCGGGTTCATAAAGCGGACGCCGCAGGGCCGGGAGATAACAGAGGCGGCAAGAAGGCACATAGAGGGCGGCTGA
- the ruvC gene encoding crossover junction endodeoxyribonuclease RuvC — MKAITVVGIDPGLERVGYGVLVRDAPNPGAPNPGAAAAPSAPAYGCIETARGLPAAERIREVYDAVSAVLDEHRPDCVAVEQVFFTRNITSALAVSEVRGVILLAAGQRGIPVAEYTPNQIKQAVTGSGRAGKRQVQEMMRRLLRLDEIPRPDDAADGLAVALCHMNMQRFP; from the coding sequence ATGAAGGCAATAACCGTCGTCGGGATCGACCCCGGGCTGGAGCGGGTCGGATACGGCGTCCTGGTGAGGGATGCCCCCAACCCCGGCGCCCCCAACCCCGGCGCCGCCGCCGCCCCCAGCGCCCCCGCCTACGGCTGCATAGAGACCGCACGCGGTCTCCCTGCGGCCGAACGCATCCGCGAGGTCTATGATGCCGTCTCCGCCGTCCTGGACGAACACCGCCCCGACTGCGTCGCCGTCGAGCAGGTCTTCTTCACCCGGAACATAACCTCCGCGCTTGCCGTCAGCGAGGTCCGGGGGGTCATCCTCCTCGCCGCCGGGCAGCGCGGGATCCCCGTCGCCGAGTACACACCGAACCAGATCAAACAGGCGGTCACAGGGTCGGGCCGCGCCGGGAAACGCCAGGTCCAGGAGATGATGCGCCGGCTCCTCCGGCTGGACGAGATCCCGAGGCCGGACGATGCCGCAGACGGCCTCGCCGTCGCCCTCTGCCACATGAACATGCAGCGGTTCCCATGA
- a CDS encoding DUF362 domain-containing protein — MSSVSVIRTSPKTVLEDCGTLMHSAGYERSVHRDKETILKINLSWSLFYPACSTPPWQLDGVLSTLRNDGYQDVVCVENQTVVTHPWKGAYNNKWLPVLKRHGVEYQPLTDVEWVPFSSKAEMLAMNDLVGEILIPKTFLGSNVIHLPTVKTHGHTTTTGAIKNAFWGLIPKYRHHAHKMIHEVLMDLLAIQQEIHTGIFAAMDGAVCGNGAGPRTMEPYIGNILLASEDQVAIDAVAAKIMGFDPMSIDYIRIAHDRGLGTGDPDQIEIVGMDRSEFDHLNFGFTTTKSLVIKWDQRLRKGTVSIPWLHNLLFHSPIFRSFIFASGFYHDRFWYPRTGMKNIRAFSNTGWGKLFEKYEYGEYPEYTEVKEWNPY, encoded by the coding sequence ATGTCATCCGTCAGTGTCATACGAACGTCCCCGAAGACGGTGCTGGAAGATTGCGGCACCCTGATGCACAGTGCTGGTTACGAGCGCAGTGTTCACCGGGATAAGGAAACCATACTGAAGATCAACCTCTCCTGGAGCCTGTTTTATCCTGCGTGCTCCACGCCGCCCTGGCAGCTTGATGGAGTGCTCTCGACGCTCCGAAATGATGGCTACCAGGATGTTGTCTGCGTCGAGAACCAGACCGTGGTCACCCATCCCTGGAAGGGTGCATACAACAACAAGTGGCTCCCGGTTCTCAAGCGGCACGGCGTCGAGTATCAGCCCCTGACCGACGTTGAATGGGTGCCTTTTTCGTCGAAAGCCGAGATGCTCGCGATGAATGATCTCGTTGGAGAGATCCTCATCCCAAAAACCTTCCTTGGCAGTAACGTCATCCATCTTCCAACCGTCAAGACCCACGGCCACACGACCACCACAGGGGCGATAAAGAACGCCTTTTGGGGCCTGATCCCGAAGTACCGGCACCATGCTCACAAGATGATCCATGAGGTGCTGATGGATCTCCTCGCGATCCAGCAGGAGATCCACACCGGGATCTTTGCGGCCATGGATGGTGCGGTCTGCGGCAACGGCGCCGGTCCACGGACGATGGAGCCCTATATCGGCAATATTTTGCTCGCAAGCGAGGACCAGGTGGCCATCGACGCGGTGGCAGCGAAGATAATGGGTTTCGACCCGATGTCGATCGATTACATCAGGATTGCTCACGACCGCGGCCTTGGCACCGGCGACCCGGACCAGATCGAGATCGTAGGTATGGATCGAAGCGAGTTCGACCACCTCAACTTCGGTTTCACCACAACAAAGAGCCTGGTCATCAAGTGGGATCAGCGACTGCGAAAGGGAACAGTCAGCATACCCTGGCTGCACAACCTCCTCTTCCACTCGCCGATATTTCGGAGTTTCATATTTGCGTCCGGGTTCTACCATGATCGGTTCTGGTATCCACGGACAGGGATGAAGAACATCAGGGCATTTAGCAACACTGGGTGGGGAAAACTGTTTGAAAAGTATGAGTACGGGGAATACCCAGAATATACTGAGGTGAAGGAGTGGAATCCATATTGA
- the ruvA gene encoding Holliday junction branch migration protein RuvA, translated as MIAHLAGELIAAGETWVVIDVGGVGYRVTVTRAAAEALRGTEGAVRLHTRMIVRDDDILLYGFLHPGELDLFGILITVAGIGPQTAMNILSRTSLEEFAAAVVNEDERALTRIPGIGQKSAKRLILELKEKMKGYAAAGRPPKAADAVSALISLGFPPAEAEDAVAAVLPGLPEPDVQSLIRAALARLREE; from the coding sequence ATGATAGCACACCTTGCAGGAGAACTGATAGCCGCCGGCGAGACCTGGGTGGTGATCGATGTCGGCGGCGTCGGCTACCGGGTCACCGTCACCAGGGCGGCCGCCGAGGCGCTCCGCGGGACGGAGGGCGCCGTCCGCCTCCACACCCGGATGATCGTCCGGGACGACGACATCCTGCTCTACGGGTTCCTCCACCCCGGCGAACTCGACCTCTTCGGGATCCTCATCACCGTCGCCGGGATCGGCCCCCAGACCGCCATGAACATCCTCTCCCGGACGAGCCTCGAGGAGTTCGCGGCCGCGGTCGTGAACGAGGACGAGAGAGCGCTCACCCGGATCCCCGGGATCGGCCAGAAGAGCGCGAAACGGCTGATCCTGGAGCTGAAAGAGAAGATGAAGGGATACGCCGCCGCCGGCAGGCCGCCAAAGGCCGCCGACGCCGTGAGCGCCCTCATCTCCCTCGGGTTCCCGCCGGCGGAGGCGGAGGACGCCGTCGCCGCCGTCCTCCCCGGACTGCCAGAGCCCGACGTCCAGAGCCTGATCCGCGCAGCGCTTGCAAGGCTGCGGGAGGAGTGA
- a CDS encoding PHP domain-containing protein, which produces MIFDLHVHSLYSRRCGCMQPADIVKTATKKGLDGVAITDHNTIAGGVRAKEFETEDFRVIIGSEVSTDRGEVIGLFLSEEVAPGRFEDVVSAIKAQNGFVLLPHPFDRLRSTALHPRPEDVARIDGIEGFNARCVFQADNQAATEFGLEHDLAVVAGSDAHFHGEIGNAGILIGGDDPEDCLRLRDFQTFGRRSSLLNHCRSKGLILCRIRNSL; this is translated from the coding sequence GTGATATTCGATCTCCATGTCCATTCGCTCTACTCTCGTCGATGTGGATGCATGCAACCAGCTGATATAGTGAAGACCGCAACCAAGAAGGGACTTGACGGCGTAGCCATAACAGATCACAATACAATTGCCGGAGGGGTCAGAGCAAAAGAGTTTGAGACCGAAGACTTTAGGGTCATCATCGGATCCGAGGTCTCGACCGATCGGGGCGAGGTCATCGGGCTCTTCCTCTCAGAAGAGGTCGCTCCCGGAAGATTCGAGGATGTTGTTTCAGCAATCAAGGCTCAGAACGGCTTCGTCCTCCTCCCACATCCCTTTGATCGGCTGCGCTCTACAGCTCTCCACCCGCGGCCTGAAGATGTTGCCCGAATCGATGGTATTGAGGGGTTCAACGCTCGCTGTGTGTTTCAGGCCGACAATCAGGCTGCCACCGAGTTTGGCCTGGAACACGACCTCGCGGTTGTCGCTGGCAGCGACGCTCATTTCCACGGTGAGATTGGAAACGCAGGCATCCTGATCGGCGGCGATGACCCGGAAGATTGCCTCCGGTTACGGGACTTCCAGACATTCGGGAGACGCTCTTCTCTCCTGAACCACTGCCGATCGAAGGGACTGATCCTATGTCGAATAAGAAACTCGCTCTGA